Within the Paenibacillus sp. AN1007 genome, the region GCCGGATGGTATAACCGACGGACTCATCCAGGATCTCGCATGGGACACATACGTCAGTCACCAAACAGCTGAATTCGATATCATTACATTTCCGGAGGGTGTTACGGTTCGTTCCATTACCCAGCAGTTGAAAGAGCGCCTTGGTATGGAATATGTCCGTATTGCGGGAGACACAGAAACTCTTTGCAGACGCGCTGCCATTCTGGTTGGATTCCGTGGTAACGGTCATACGACGATTCCTCTTGTGCAGAACGAGCAGGTTGATCTGATTATCGCCGGGGAAGGATTTGAATGGGAGACACCTGAATACATCCGTGACGCGGTGCAGCAGGGTAAATCCAAAGCGCTCATTATGATTGGACATGCCGAGAGTGAGGCTCCAGGCATGAAACTTTTGACGCACAAGCTGGCCGAGTCCTTTCCACAGATTCAAGTTACTTATGTGAAGGAGCAGCCCGTGTTTAAAATATTCTGAGGCTTCATATGATGGCTGTCTTCAAACTTCAGGAGTATATAAGTATACGTGTGTGATGTATGGTTTAGTTTGGATAGTGAGTCAGAGTTACGGGGCGAGATTGCTGGAATTAAAGAGATAATCAAATAGAAAAACTAAATTGATCATAAGTGTATTGTATGTTTGGCAATCTCGGTCTCCGCAACTAAAACACGCACTCTTTCGGCTAACGATCTCCAGAGACGCTATTTTACAAGTTTTGAAGCCTTCAAAACTGTAACGATCCCCACAAAGCTTATTTTGGTAAAAACACAAGCTTAACGCCCATTTTCACATCGATTACCCTGAATAAGGTTTCCTGAGATCGTTAGGAATTAAAAACATGAAATCTGGGCCAAATAGCGTTTCTGGGGATCGTTTGAGAAATATCCAGTCAAATTAGGATGCTTTGCAGTTAAAACTACTGCACTGCTGTCTCTTTCAGTCCACTCCCCTCACTTTTTCTCATATGTATCCTCTCTTCACTCCGTTCTACACTCGCCTACTGCCTAATTGCCACTTGCTCACATACATACATTCCTGATCCCTTGTTCACTTACTTACTTACTTACTTACTTACTTACACACATAGCCGCCTGCTTACCTCCTCACTTACTTACTGATTCACACACACTTACGTCCGTACTTTACATGCCTATCGACTTCCCTACTTAGCTGCCTGCTTAATCACTACTCACTTACTATTTCCACATTCACTCACTAATTCCATACTTACTCACGACTTACTTGCCCACTACTCGCTCGCTTGCTTCAATTCTATTTACAGTTCCCCCTCCTCTCTCTTGCAATCTGTTCATCACTTTCCCACATCTTTTTTGCTTATTCAAATTCCTTTTCCTGCCCTCGTTCTGGCTCTTACTATGCCGCCCCTGCCATGTTTTACCTTCTTATCTCGCCATTCTCTACCTATCAATGTGAAAAGCGGTCATCTTGTGCTTATATATGAAGCTGATTAACTTCTCTCGATGCAGGATACTGTGTGCTGAAATCCACCTGCAGGAACTGCATGTGGTACAATACCACGCTCCATATCTGGATTTAGCCGAGCCTGTGTTATACACTAAATGCTGTGAATTTCAGGCTCAGGACATTTGTCCTTGGCGAAAATGATCCATTTATCATTTAATAGAAGTCGAAGTCATGCAGTAAAGGAGCTATGAAGAAAGATGAGAGGAATTATTTTTGCTCTGCTGGGCGGAGCCTGCATTACCCTGCAGGGGGTTGCCAATGCCCGAATCAGTACGGATATGGGCACATGGCAGGCCGCTGCGATCACGCAATTGACGGGATTTATACTCGCGGCGCTTATTCTCGCGTTTGTACGGGATGCGAATCTTCAGGGGATTAAACAAGTAAAACCGATGTATCTTGCTGGAGGGGCATTTGGTGCAGTTATTATTTTCAGCGAAGTTACAGCGATTCAACAGATCGGTATAACTTTTACGATCTCGGCTCTTCTGATTGCACAATTGTTTTTAACCTTTTTGATCGACAGCAATGGTTGGTTTGGCGTGCTGAAACAAAAAATGAAACTACCGCAGTTTTTAGGCATTGCCATAATGATCAGCGGCGTTATCATTATGAAGCTGTAACTTCGTTATCTACTACAGCAGCAATATCCAGCTGATTAATATCTGAAATGATTAGATTTTCCGAAATCCGAATGAACGCAGGGGTGGGAACCATATGGAAGAAATTCATAATGCACAGCAAATGATGAACTATTTGGAGCAGTATCAATTGGAAACGATCTTTCACGAGCACCTGCGTCCACATATGACCCTATGTCAATTCGAAAAATGTGAGCTGATCTGCCGCGAAGGCGAGGCTTCTGAATACTTATACGTACTGGTTGAGGGAAAGATCAAAATCTTTACCACCTCCCCGCAGGACAAAACACTGGTGCTGTGCTTCAAAACTCCGCTCGAAGTGGTTGGAGACATCGAATATGTTCGTGAGAGTAAAACCGTAAATACCGTTCAAGCGGTATCTTCGGTTGTGATGATTCGTGTCCATTACCGCTGGCTTAAGGAGCTTGCCAGTGATTACGCACCTTTACTGAAGTTTTTGCTGAAAATTATCTCACACAAATTCTACATTGATTCGAACTTTTCCAATTTTAATCTGATGTATCCCGTAGAGGTCCGTTTAGCCAGTTATCTGCTCTCCATCTCTACGGATGAAGGCGGTACCGTTATGCATGAGGAACTCGACGCATTTAATCTCACCGACATAGCTAACCTGATCGGTACAAGTTATCGCCATTTGAATCGGGTTATTCAGAAGCTTTGTGCCGACGGTTTCATTGAACGACATCAAGGATTAATCCGAATTACGAATCGTGTCGGCCTGCGAAATATTGCCGGTCATAACATTTATGAATAAGGAGTCAGGATACGCATGATAATTACAGGTGTTTTGCTTGCGCTGCTGGCCGGTTCACTGGTGAGCCTGCAGACGATTTTTAACAGTAAAGTGAATGAACGCACCGGTTCATGGTCTACAACAACGATGGTGCTTTTTACCGGATTTATCGCTTCATTTCTAATCTCCCTGCTTGTTGAAGGTCAAAATACATTCAGCTTCCAGCATATGCAGCCGTGGTATTGGCTGAGCGGTGCGATTGGCGTTGGTGTGGTCTTCTGTCTTGTCCAGGGGATGAAGCTGCTTGGCCCCACCTATGCGATTTCGATCGTGCTGACCTCTCAGCTGAGCTTTGCTTTATTATTCGATTCCATGGGCTGGCTTGGTCTGGAGCAGATTCCGTTCTCATGGAACCAGCTGATTGGTGTGCTGGTCATTGTAGGCGGAATTGTGGTGTTTAAGTTTGGCGGATTGAATAAAGAGACGTCCGACTCATCGGATAAATCGCCTAGCACCGCGCCGAACAATTCTTAACGATAACAAAAAGAGTGTCCATTCCATCCTTTCGGATGGGATCGACACTCTTTTTCTATTCAAACTCTTTCAAACATACATACGTAAGTTAATGAAACTGCTTGAAATACGTTCTGATATTCAAAGTACAGCTTGAATTCATATCTGCTCGCTTACACAAACTCCACGTTATGATATACCTGCTGCACATCTTCCAAGTCTTCGAGCGCGTCGATCAGCTTCTCGAACTGAACTTGGGCATCCGCAGGCAGTTCAATGTGGTTTTGCGCCAGCATCGTCAGCTCGGCTACCGTGAACTCGGTAACACCAGCGGCTTTGAATGCTTCCTGTACCGCGTGGAATTGATCCGGTTCTGCGTATACGATAACAGCTTCGTCTTCATCCACGATATCCCGTACGTCTACATCTGCTTCCAGCATAATCTCCAGCACTTCTTCCGCATTTTTGCCTTCTACGCCAATGACTGCTGTTGGATCAAACATATACGCAACGGAACCGCTGACACCCATATTGCCGCCGTTTTTGTTAAACGCCGAACGCACTTCAGGTGCTGTACGGTTTACGTTATTCGTGAGCGCGTCTACAATCACCATTGCACCGTTCGGCCCGAAGCCTTCGTAACGCAGCTCTTCGTAGTTCTCGTCCCCGCTGCCTTTGGCTTTTTCCATCGCACGGTCAATAATGGCTTTGGGTACGTTATACGTTTTAGCACGTTCCAAAACAACCTTCAACGCACGGTTCGCTTCCGGGTCCGGTTCGCCCTTCTTCGCTGCTACATAGATCTCAACGCCGAATTTGGCATAGACCCGGCTTGTATTTGCGTCTTTTGAAGCTTTCTTTTCCTTAATATTATTCCATTTACGACCCATATCGTTTCCGCTCACTTTCAACATGTAATCTGCATTCTACTAAGTCATTATATCGTGTTGCGTCTGGTTCAACAAGTTTATAACCACGAAATAATAGGCGCCGTCACTATAATTCCCTCGTCCTTTACGCGTTCTGTCGAGACAAAAAGCACTCCTTAAAGGAATGCTTTTAGAAAATTTCGAATTATGCGTGGAATTGTCTTCCGTCCAGCACTTCAGGTACGTAACCCGCACGGATTACGAAGTCTCCGAAATGCTCGCCTTCATTACGTTCTTTTGCATATTGGTTAATCATCGGTGTCAGTGTATTCAAAATCTCATCTTCCCCGATATTTTCACGGTACAGCTTGTTCAGACGATGTCCTGTGAAGCTGCCGCCGAGGTAGAAATTGTACTTGCCTGGAGCTTTCCCGATAAAAGCAATCTCTGCCAGCATCGGTCTGGCACATCCATTTGGACAGCCCGTCATGCGAATGACGATCTCTTCATCCCTCAACCCGGCTTCATCCAATACAGGCTCCAGTTTGTCAATCAAGGATGGCAGGTAGCGTTCAGACTCGGCCATAGCCAGACCACAGGTTGGGAGTGCAACACAAGCCATGGAGCTTCTGCGGAGAGCAGAATAATGAGCCCCATCCGTCAGATTATACTGCTGCATCAATGCTTCAATCTTTTTCTTTTTCTGACTGCTGATATTACCAATAATCAGGTTTTGGTTCGCCGTCAGGCGGAAATCTCCGGTATGAACTTTGGCAATTTCACGAAGCCCTGTCATCAGCGGATAACCGTCTACATCCTTTACCCGTCCGTTCTGAATAAACAGCGTGTAATGCCATTTCCCGTTACTGCCTTTCACCCAGCCATAACGATCTCCGTTATGATCGAAATGATAAGAACGCGCTGCTTCCAGGCTCCAGCCAAGACGCTGGGTCAGCTCATTTACGAACCATTCCAGACCGTGATCATCGATCGTGTATTTAAAACGCGCATGTTTACGAACCGCACGATCTCCATAGTCACGCTGAATCATGACCGTTTTTTCTGCCACATCAATCATCTGCTCCGGCGTACAGAAACCAATCACTTTGGACACTTGAGGATACGTCTTCGAATCTCCGTGAGACATCCCCATACCTCCGCCGACAGATACGTTAAAACCCTGCAGTTTGCCATTCTCAACGATTGCGATAAAGCCCAAATCCTGTGAAAATACATCTACATCATTGGATGGAGGCACCGCAATACCGATTTTGAACTTACGCGGCAAGTAAACCTTGCCATAGATTGGTTCAACCTCTTCATCCGATTCCTGGGAGTCAATCACTTTCTCCCCATCCAGCCACAGCTCATGGTAAGCACGAGTGCGCGGGTCCAGATGATTACTCACCTGACAAGCCCACTCATATACTTCTGCATGTACTTCAGACTGATTCGGATTCGGGTTGCACATCACGTTGCGGTTAACGTCCCCACATGCAGCCAAGGTGCTGAGCAAAGAGTCATTGACTTCACGGATCGTATTTTTGAGATCCCATTTCAATACTCCGTGCAGCTGAAACGATTGGCGAGTCGTCAGACGGATCGTCTGATTCGCATATTTATGAGCAACACGGTCCATCATCAGCCACTGCTCCGGCGTTACAATCCCCCCGGAGGCACGTACGCGCAGCATGAACTGATATGCAGGCTCCAACTTGGATTTGTTACGCTCGTTGCGCAGGTCACGGTCATCCTGCATGTAGCTGCCGTGATGTTTCATTAGACGGTTGTCGTCTTCAGGAATAGCACCAGTAATCCGATCTGCCAGTGTCTCGGTGAGACTTCCGCGTAAATAATTGCTCTTGATCTTGATATCTTCCACATCACTGTTGGTGCGCTGCGGATTAAGTAAATTGTTATAAGCCATGCCGCTTTCTCCTCTCGTCTCTGCGGAATATAACCCTTCGGCTCAGCCTTGGATTAATACACATCCCGCTGATAACGTTTCTCCTGCTGCAGCCGTGTCATATATTCTGCAGCCTGTTCAGGCGACAAGCCGCCTTCCTGCTGTAGAATGGTAATCAGCGCAGCATGCACATCATGAGCCATTTTTTTCTCATCGCCGCAGATATATACGCTTGCTCCCTCCTGGAGCCATTGGTACAATTCCTTACTGTGTTCCAGCATACGATGCTGCACGTAAACTTTCTGTTCCGTATCCCGGGAGAAGGCAACATCCATCTTCGTAAGGACTCCGTCTTTGAGCCAACGCTGCCACTCGGTCTGGTATAAAAAGTCTGTAGAGAAGTGCTGATCTCCGTAGAAAAGCCATGTTTTGCCTTCCGCACCCGTTTCTTCCCGTTCGCCAAGGAATGAGCGGAATGGGGCCACCCCCGTTCCAGGTCCAACCATAATGATCGGTGTATCCGGATTTTCGGGTAATTTGAAATTGGGATTATGCTGAATATATATTGGCAAAGCGTCACCCGGCTCGATTCGTTCGGCGAGATGTACAGAACATACACCGTAACGCTGTCTGCCGCGTGCTTCATAACGCACCGTTCGAACCGTCAGATGAACCTCGTCCGGGTAAGACTTGGAACTGCTCGCAATGGAATACAGACGTGCCGGTATTTTACGAAGAACCGTCAGAAATTGCGCTGCCGGAATACCTTTCAGTCCATAGTCCTGAACCAGATCCAGCAGATCGCAGCTGTTCATAACGTTCCGAAATTCAGAGCCGTCTGCCAGCAGTGCCGCTAACCCGCTCCCTTCATTTAGCTTCGCAAGCTGTTCCACCACGGGTTTCGTTACCGCTGTAATTTCGTAATGACGCAGCAGTGCTTCATAAACGGATACCTGATCTCCATTCTTGTTCACCGTAACTTGTTCGTCCGCATTCCAACCCATCGCAGCAATCAGCTCATCGACAAGACGCGGGTGATTCTCTGGAAAAACACCCAGGCTGTCACCCGGCTCATAATCTAGATTGGAACCTTCCAAAGACAGCTCAATATGACGTGTCTCACGGTCTGATCCGCGACCATTCAGATTGAGATTTTCGAGGACCTCTGCCTTGAAAGGATTGGTGCGGTTGAATTCGGATTCTCCGCTGCTAACTGCAGCCGTGATCGCTTCACTAGTTACTGTACCCGCATGAGCGGTACTGCTGCTGAGCGAAGTCAGAACATCGTTCATCCACGCTGCGGCCGGTTCATCAAAATCAACATCACAGTCTACGCGTGGAACCAGCACTGTGCCGCCTAATTCCTGAAGCCTTTTGTCAAAATCTTTACCGGTCTGACAGAAGAACTCATAAGAGGTATCGCCCAGAGCCAATACGGAATAACGAAGTCCGTCCAGCTTAGGAGCTCGTTTACTGTTCAGAAACTCATGGAACGGAATGGCATTATCCGGCGGTTCACCTTCTCCATGTGTGCTGACCACGATCAGGAGATTTTCAATTTTTTTCAGCCCGTTCGGTTTAAAATCTCCCATGGATGACAAGGTTACCTGCAGTCCCTGCTCTTCCAGCTTTTTAGCAAGTTTTTTGGACAATCCAATCGAATTGCCTGTCTGTGAACCGTACAGTACCGTGACCTCACGAGACACAGGAGCAGCACTTACGGGTAACGCAGCCGCATTTTGTCCATTCTGTTGGGTCACCCCCGGCTGAACTGCCTGCGCAGTCCCCGCCTGAAACGCTGTAATATATCCGCTGAGCCAAAGTCTCTGTCCGTCTGTTAATGTAGGAATAAGACGATTGAGCAAATCTACCTGCTCTTGATTAAAAGGACTATTTGTCACTTGAAGTTCCACCATCTGCCACCTCACGCATTGCTTCGATTTTAATTCCTACTAAAGTGATCATATTAATTTCTTCTCTCTAGAACCTAACACACCGCGGGTTGAGGGTCAATTTCAATGATTTTATACCATTTATCAGTTTCTCTAATAAAGGAATAAAACGTCCCAATATGTAGATTTTCAAGCATCGCTATTTTCTGATAATTGAAGCATCACAGAACACAGCAAAAAAGCCTGCTTAACCTGAAGTTCAGGTCAAACAAGCCTTTTTTTAGAAATGGATCAGCGTTCTTGTTATGCAAAAGAGAGGCAAGATGTATCACTTTTCCCAGACAGTCTAACTCGTCACAGCCTAGGTCACGATAGCAGATTCAGCACGATTGGCCTAAACCGCAGGTTTCACTTTAGCATTACAGCGGCTGTACAAGCTTAGCTTACAAA harbors:
- a CDS encoding Nif3-like dinuclear metal center hexameric protein: MELTDLTKLKELKVQDIVHHLSHGIELPDNTVDQLITGSMDQTVTGIVVSFMPTQQVIEQAVQLGASMIIAHESPFYNHHSTTDWLKNDSVYTYKRNLIDQSGIALFRCHDIIHRFEPDGITDGLIQDLAWDTYVSHQTAEFDIITFPEGVTVRSITQQLKERLGMEYVRIAGDTETLCRRAAILVGFRGNGHTTIPLVQNEQVDLIIAGEGFEWETPEYIRDAVQQGKSKALIMIGHAESEAPGMKLLTHKLAESFPQIQVTYVKEQPVFKIF
- a CDS encoding DMT family transporter, with protein sequence MRGIIFALLGGACITLQGVANARISTDMGTWQAAAITQLTGFILAALILAFVRDANLQGIKQVKPMYLAGGAFGAVIIFSEVTAIQQIGITFTISALLIAQLFLTFLIDSNGWFGVLKQKMKLPQFLGIAIMISGVIIMKL
- a CDS encoding cyclic nucleotide-binding domain-containing protein, which produces MEEIHNAQQMMNYLEQYQLETIFHEHLRPHMTLCQFEKCELICREGEASEYLYVLVEGKIKIFTTSPQDKTLVLCFKTPLEVVGDIEYVRESKTVNTVQAVSSVVMIRVHYRWLKELASDYAPLLKFLLKIISHKFYIDSNFSNFNLMYPVEVRLASYLLSISTDEGGTVMHEELDAFNLTDIANLIGTSYRHLNRVIQKLCADGFIERHQGLIRITNRVGLRNIAGHNIYE
- a CDS encoding DMT family transporter, which translates into the protein MITGVLLALLAGSLVSLQTIFNSKVNERTGSWSTTTMVLFTGFIASFLISLLVEGQNTFSFQHMQPWYWLSGAIGVGVVFCLVQGMKLLGPTYAISIVLTSQLSFALLFDSMGWLGLEQIPFSWNQLIGVLVIVGGIVVFKFGGLNKETSDSSDKSPSTAPNNS
- a CDS encoding YebC/PmpR family DNA-binding transcriptional regulator, whose amino-acid sequence is MGRKWNNIKEKKASKDANTSRVYAKFGVEIYVAAKKGEPDPEANRALKVVLERAKTYNVPKAIIDRAMEKAKGSGDENYEELRYEGFGPNGAMVIVDALTNNVNRTAPEVRSAFNKNGGNMGVSGSVAYMFDPTAVIGVEGKNAEEVLEIMLEADVDVRDIVDEDEAVIVYAEPDQFHAVQEAFKAAGVTEFTVAELTMLAQNHIELPADAQVQFEKLIDALEDLEDVQQVYHNVEFV
- the cysI gene encoding assimilatory sulfite reductase (NADPH) hemoprotein subunit; the protein is MAYNNLLNPQRTNSDVEDIKIKSNYLRGSLTETLADRITGAIPEDDNRLMKHHGSYMQDDRDLRNERNKSKLEPAYQFMLRVRASGGIVTPEQWLMMDRVAHKYANQTIRLTTRQSFQLHGVLKWDLKNTIREVNDSLLSTLAACGDVNRNVMCNPNPNQSEVHAEVYEWACQVSNHLDPRTRAYHELWLDGEKVIDSQESDEEVEPIYGKVYLPRKFKIGIAVPPSNDVDVFSQDLGFIAIVENGKLQGFNVSVGGGMGMSHGDSKTYPQVSKVIGFCTPEQMIDVAEKTVMIQRDYGDRAVRKHARFKYTIDDHGLEWFVNELTQRLGWSLEAARSYHFDHNGDRYGWVKGSNGKWHYTLFIQNGRVKDVDGYPLMTGLREIAKVHTGDFRLTANQNLIIGNISSQKKKKIEALMQQYNLTDGAHYSALRRSSMACVALPTCGLAMAESERYLPSLIDKLEPVLDEAGLRDEEIVIRMTGCPNGCARPMLAEIAFIGKAPGKYNFYLGGSFTGHRLNKLYRENIGEDEILNTLTPMINQYAKERNEGEHFGDFVIRAGYVPEVLDGRQFHA
- a CDS encoding assimilatory sulfite reductase (NADPH) flavoprotein subunit, with product MELQVTNSPFNQEQVDLLNRLIPTLTDGQRLWLSGYITAFQAGTAQAVQPGVTQQNGQNAAALPVSAAPVSREVTVLYGSQTGNSIGLSKKLAKKLEEQGLQVTLSSMGDFKPNGLKKIENLLIVVSTHGEGEPPDNAIPFHEFLNSKRAPKLDGLRYSVLALGDTSYEFFCQTGKDFDKRLQELGGTVLVPRVDCDVDFDEPAAAWMNDVLTSLSSSTAHAGTVTSEAITAAVSSGESEFNRTNPFKAEVLENLNLNGRGSDRETRHIELSLEGSNLDYEPGDSLGVFPENHPRLVDELIAAMGWNADEQVTVNKNGDQVSVYEALLRHYEITAVTKPVVEQLAKLNEGSGLAALLADGSEFRNVMNSCDLLDLVQDYGLKGIPAAQFLTVLRKIPARLYSIASSSKSYPDEVHLTVRTVRYEARGRQRYGVCSVHLAERIEPGDALPIYIQHNPNFKLPENPDTPIIMVGPGTGVAPFRSFLGEREETGAEGKTWLFYGDQHFSTDFLYQTEWQRWLKDGVLTKMDVAFSRDTEQKVYVQHRMLEHSKELYQWLQEGASVYICGDEKKMAHDVHAALITILQQEGGLSPEQAAEYMTRLQQEKRYQRDVY